From Pelmatolapia mariae isolate MD_Pm_ZW linkage group LG1, Pm_UMD_F_2, whole genome shotgun sequence, one genomic window encodes:
- the heatr3 gene encoding HEAT repeat-containing protein 3, whose protein sequence is MGKSKTTKFKRPHFNSVGLPVTAVKEGDGEEEEHGDDSCPAAELLEKLQSPSADVREFACASISRVVQQSQTIPGFLQRDAVRRLGPMLLDRSLAVRETATGALRNLSACGGQEVCEDMVKHDVMTPLTALLRECCAGFESAIVSMKDQSNAVEDVANEAVHLLWNLCESSSQALSVFNKSGLLDVVVQCLEKHPHNLELAISAAHCLHTVTEDNPELLCSMNTAVLGALENVLLSSQPGVTQTLLRTLAAGTLWNMKSSLPAARQAETVNAVVATLSQCLDLDAGMLIPELRQAEELRHRNAPAVSDIEGQAPEELAEEEMIEEEEAPKQKRNGKAAKVDNDFSDLLPRGKEELREATALLTAQQTSLEIIVNMCCSDDPSDDEWEEESSSDESDMGPDGLCDGVSNLMSPLCLSAEVQGALINHSIPQKVLKKTEFPKKETVDLCHQNPSWRGLIKKMERVQSRALTCLHSILSTMDAESLGGATALQEAAQHLSSLVFGAPEIPKDEEFLEAVISAMRSLLQMIASKNIPQCMTPQQLMSLSETATRCDVVSVRVNAVAILGITGSTLAKEKDTAETLQMIGNALLQVATRDAELVVNGEALDALFDVFADGEEAETAAKNISLLPALKTLQPVFKTKIRKEGKGKYSPQQLCVLDNIRVNLRRFIGYLEKVLKK, encoded by the exons ATGGGTAAAAGTAAAACCACTAAGTTTAAACGTCCGCACTTCAACTCGGTCGGGCTGCCGGTGACTGCGGTGAAGGAAGGAGATGGCGAGGAGGAAGAGCATGGTGATGATAGCTGTCCAGCTGCGGAGTTGCTTGAGAAA TTGCAGAGTCCCAGCGCTGATGTGCGAGAGTTTGCATGTGCCAGTATTTCTCGGGTGGTGCAGCAGAGTCAGACCATTCCGGGTTTCCTCCAGAGGGATGCTGTTAGGCGCCTGGGTCCCATGTTGCTGGACCGGAGCCTGGCTGTCAGAGAGACTGCCACTGGAGCTCTCAG GAATCTGAGTGCATGTGGAGGTCAGGAGGTGTGTGAGGACATGGTGAAGCACGACGTCATGACTCCTTTGACAGCACTGCTTAGAGAG TGCTGTGCTGGCTTTGAAAGTGCCATTGTGTCGATGAAAGACCAAAGTAATGCAGTGGAGGATGTAGCCAATGAAGCTGTACACTTACTGTGGAATCTATG TGAAAGCAGCAGCCAGGCGTTGTCTGTGTTTAACAAATCCGGTCTCTTGGATGTGGTTGTTCAGTGCCTGGAGAAACACCCACACAACCTGGAACTAGCCATATCTGCTG CTCACTGTTTGCACACTGTGACTGAGGATAACCCAGAGCTGCTTTGTAGCATGAACACTGCTGTGCTCGGAGCCCTGGAGAATGTGCTGCTGTCATCTCAACCAGGCGTGACACAAACTCTCCTCAGGACACTGGCTGCAG GTACGCTGTGGAACATGAAGAGTAGTCTGCCTGCTGCTCGTCAGGCCGAGACCGTCAACGCTGTGGTTGCTACCTTATCACAATGCCTGGATTTGGATGCAGGTATGCTAATACCTGAACTTAGACAAGCAGAGGAGCTTCGCCACAGAAACGCCCCAGCTGTGTCAGACATAGAGGGCCAAGCTCCAGAAGAGCTCgctgaggaggagatgattGAAGAGGAGGAAGCACCTAAACAGAAGAGGAATGGAAAAGCTGCGAAAGTTGATAATGACTTCTCTGACCTCTTGCCT AGGGGGAAGGAGGAGCTGAGGGAGGCAACGGCCTTGCTGACAGCCCAGCAAACGTCCTTGGAGATCATCGTCAACATGTGCTGCTCTGACG ACCCTTCTGATGACGAGTGGGAGGAGGAATCAAGCAGTGATGAAAGTGACATGGGTCCTGATGGTCTTTGTGATGGAGTGTCCAATCTGATGTCTCCATTGTGCTTGTCAGCTGAAGTTCAAGGAGCTTTGATCAACCACAGCATACCACAAAAG gTTCTAAAGAAGACAGAGTTCCCTAAAAAGGAAACTGTGGATTTGTGCCATCAAAATCCCTCCTGGAGAGGCCTGATAAAAAA GATGGAGCGCGTTCAATCCCGGGCACTGACTTGCCTCCACAGTATCCTCTCCACCATGGATGCAGAGTCTTTGGGTGGTGCGACAGCCCTGCAGGAAGCAGCACAGCATCTCTCCTCTCTGGTCTTTGGTGCTCCAG AGATTCCCAAAGACGAGGAGTTTCTAGAGGCTGTCATCAGCGCCATGCGATCTCTTTTACAGATGATTGCCTCCAAAAATATCCCACAG tGTATGACCCCCCAGCAGCTGATGAGCTTGAGCGAAACGGCCACCCGCTGTGATGTTGTCAGCGTGAGGGTCAACGCCGTCGCCATTCTTGGCATCACTGGCAGCACATTAGCCAAAGAGAAGGACACTGCAGAAACCCTCCAG ATGATCGGAAATGCGTTGCTTCAAGTTGCCACAAGGGATGCTGAACTCGTTGTAAATGGAGAAGCCCTTGATGCTTTGTTTGATGTGTTTGCGGATGGAGAGGAGGCAGAGACAGCTGCAAAAAATATCAGTCTACTGCCTGCACTGAAGACACTACAGCCTGTCTTCAAGACCAAG ATTCGTAAAGAAGGAAAAGGCAAATACAGCCCTCAGCAGCTGTGTGTGCTGGATAACATCAGAGTGAACCTGAGAAGATTTATTGGTTATCTGGAGAAGGTGTTGAAAAAATGA
- the cnep1r1 gene encoding nuclear envelope phosphatase-regulatory subunit 1 — translation MNSLEQAEDLKAFERRLTEYVSCLQPATGRWRMILIVVSVCTATGAWNWLIDPDTQKVSFFSSLWNHPFFTISCITLIALFFAGIHKRVVAPSIIAARCRTVLAEYNMSCDDTGKLILKPRPNIQ, via the exons ATGAACTCCTTGGAACAGGCCGAAG ACCTGAAGGCCTTTGAGAGAAGACTGACAGAGTATGTCTCCTGTTTGCAACCTGCCACAGGCAGGTGGAGAA tgATACTGATAGTGGTGTCTGTCTGTACAGCTACTGGAGCTTGGAACTGGTTAATAGACCCAGACACACAGAAA GTATCTTTCTTTTCATCCCTATGGAATCATCCCTTCTTCACCATCAGCTGCATCACTCTAATAGCTCTCTTCTTCGCTGGAATACACAAACGAGTTGTGGCGCCGTCAAT TATTGCTGCTCGCTGCCGCACAGTTTTAGCAGAATACAACATGTCCTGTGATGAT ACGGGGAAACTTATTCTGAAACCACGACCAAACATCCAGTGA
- the LOC134626335 gene encoding arylamine N-acetyltransferase, pineal gland isozyme NAT-10-like, protein MNLEEYFKRIGFHGSYDKLDLATLKLIHRQHIMSIPFENLSIHCGEKIIMDLEVIFNKVVRGTRGGWCFENNYLFSWVLRQIGYDTTTLGSRVFNTSINEFESQEVHLINKVIIDGNAYIADVSFGLSGQIREPLELISGKDQPQEGGVFRFICKDNLWMLEKTGRRTEVPNPDFAKSSLVNRKETRLIHCFSLEPREPDHFFQVNNDLQTDPTSLFTNKSICSLQTPTGFTALVGLIYSEVIFKPEEGVDLYNMKNITEDELEAVLMEKFNVKLQNKMQAVNRRVFLEF, encoded by the coding sequence ATGAATTTGGAAGAGTACTTCAAAAGGATTGGTTTCCATGGCTCCTATGATAAACTGGATCTTGCAACACTGAAGCTGATCCACAGGCAGCACATTATGTCCATTCCATTTGAGAACCTAAGCATCCACTGTGGAGAGAAAATAATCATGGACCTTGAGGTTATCTTCAATAAGGTTGTGAGGGGTACCCGTGGAGGTTGGTGCTTTGAGAACAACTACCTATTTAGCTGGGTGCTGAGACAAATAGGCTATGACACTACAACCTTGGGCTCCAGAGTTTTTAACACGAGTATTAATGAGTTTGAATCCCAGGAAGTACATCTCATTAACAAGGTCATCATTGATGGGAATGCTTATATAGCAGATGTAAGTTTTGGATTATCTGGCCAAATACGGGAGCCCCTCGAGCTCATCTCTGGAAAGGACCAGCCTCAGGAAGGAGGCGTCTTTCGCTTCATATGCAAGGACAATTTGTGGATGCTGGAGAAGACTGGCAGAAGGACGGAGGTTCCTAATCCAGATTTTGCCAAATCAAGTCTGGTAAACCGGAAGGAGACGCGGCTGATCCACTGCTTCAGCTTGGAGCCTCGTGAGCCAGATCATTTCTTTCAAGTCAACAATGACCTCCAGACAGACCCCACCTCACTGTTCACCAACAAGTCCATCTGCTCTTTGCAGACGCCCACAGGATTCACAGCACTGGTTGGCTTGATCTACAGTGAGGTCATATTTAAGCCAGAGGAAGGTGTTGATCTCTATAACATGAAAAACATAACGGAAGATGAACTAGAGGCTGTGCTGATGGAAAAGTTCAACGTGAAGCTGCAGAATAAAATGCAGGCTGTAAACAGAAGAGTATTCCTTGAATTTTAG
- the LOC134631156 gene encoding arylamine N-acetyltransferase, pineal gland isozyme NAT-10-like isoform X1, translating into MNLDEYFKRIGFHGSYDKLDLATLKLIHRQHIMSIPFENLSIHCGEKITMDLEVIFNKMVRSSRGGWCLENNYLFGWVLRQMGYDTTTLGSRVFSTTGGEYHSEETHLINKVIIDGKAYIADVSFGVSFQLREPLELISGKEQSQAVGVFRLIDKGDVWMLEKTGRKPKVPNPEFAKSSLLDKKQTQVMYSFTLEPREPYHFSQVNHDLQTDPASLFINKSICSLQTPTGFRALVGWTYSEVTFKPEEGVDVYDMRNVTDDELEEILREKFNVKLQKKLQAVNKKVCYTL; encoded by the coding sequence ATGAATTTGGATGAGTACTTCAAAAGGATTGGTTTCCATGGCTCCTATGATAAACTGGATCTTGCAACACTGAAGCTGATCCACAGGCAGCACATTATGTCCATTCCATTTGAGAACCTCAGCATCCACTGTGGTGAGAAGATTACCATGGACCTTGAGGTCATATTTAACAAGATGGTGAGGAGCAGCCGTGGAGGTTGGTGCCTTGAGAACAACTACCTGTTTGGCTGGGTGCTGAGACAAATGGGCTATGACACTACAACCTTGGGCTCCAGAGTTTTTAGCACTACTGGTGGTGAATATCACTCTGAAGAAACACACCTCATTAACAAGGTCATCATTGATGGGAAGGCTTATATAGCAGATGTAAGTTTTGGGGTGTCATTCCAACTCCGGGAGCCTCTGGAGCTCATCTCTGGAAAGGAGCAGTCTCAGGCAGTGGGTGTCTTTCGCCTCATAGACAAGGGGgatgtgtggatgctggagaaAACCGGCAGGAAACCAAAGGTTCCTAATCCAGAATTTGCTAAATCAAGTCTGTTAGACAAGAAGCAAACACAGGTGATGTACTCCTTCACCTTGGAGCCTCGTGAGCCATATCATTTCTCTCAGGTAAACCATGACCTCCAGACAGACCCCGCCTCACTGTTCATCAATAAGTCCATCTGCTCTTTGCAGACACCCACAGGATTCAGAGCACTGGTTGGCTGGACCTACAGTGAGGTCACCTTCAAACCCGAGGAAGGTGTTGATGTGTATGACATGAGAAACGTAACAGATGATGAGCTAGAAGAAATTCTGAGGGAAAAGTTCAATGTGAAGCTGCAGAAAAAACTGCAGGCTGTAAACAAAAAAGTATGCTACACACTTTAG
- the LOC134631156 gene encoding arylamine N-acetyltransferase, pineal gland isozyme NAT-10-like isoform X2, producing MDLREYFKRIGFHASCDKLDLATLKLIHRQHVMSIPFENLSIHCGERITMDLEVIFNKVVRSSRGGWCLENNSLFGWVLRQMGFNTTTLSSRVFNSFLNDFGPLDSHLINKVIIDGKAYITDVSFGVSSQVREPLELISGKEQPQAAGVFRLIDKGDMWVLEKTGRKPKVPNPEFATSSLVSRKETKQIYCFTLEPRGVDHFVDKCHRLQTDPASLFTNKSICSLQTPTGFRALIGKTYSEVTFKPEEGVDVLDMRDIPGDEIEEILMEKFNIKLQNKLKLMSNKSWYTL from the coding sequence ATGGATTTGCGTGAGTACTTCAAAAGAATTGGTTTCCATGCCTCCTGTGATAAACTGGATCTTGCAACACTGAAGCTGATCCACAGACAGCATGTTATGTCCATCCCATTTGAGAACCTAAGCATCCACTGTGGCGAGAGGATCACCATGGACCTTGAGGTCATCTTCAATAAGGTCGTGAGGAGCAGCCGCGGAGGCTGGTGCCTTGAGAACAACTCCCTGTTTGGCTGGGTGTTGAGACAAATGGGTTTCAACACGACAACACTGAGCTCCAGAGTTTTCAATAGTTTCCTCAATGACTTTGGCCCGCTTGACTCTCATCTCATTAACAAGGTCATCATTGATGGGAAGGCTTATATCACAGATGTAAGCTTTGGGGTGTCATCACAAGTGCGAGAGCCTCTGGAGCTTATTTCTGGAAAGGAGCAGCCCCAGGCAGCGGGTGTTTTTCGCCTCATAGACAAAGGGGACATGTGGGTGCTGGAGAAGACTGGCAGAAAACCAAAGGTTCCTAATCCAGAATTTGCTACATCAAGTCTGGTGAGCAGGAAGGAAACAAAGCAGATCTACTGCTTCACCTTGGAGCCTCGCGGGGTAGATCATTTTGTAGATAAATGTCACAGGCTGCAGACCGACCCCGCCTCACTGTTCACCAATAAGTCCATCTGCTCTTTGCAGACTCCCACGGGATTCAGAGCCCTGATTGGAAAGACCTACAGTGAGGTCACCTTCAAACCAGAGGAAGGTGTTGATGTCTTAGACATGAGGGACATACCAGGTGATGAGATAGAAGAAATTCTGATGGAAAAGTTCAACATAAAGCTGCAGAACAAACTAAAGCTCATGAGCAACAAATCCTGGTACACACTTTGA
- the sdr42e1 gene encoding short-chain dehydrogenase/reductase family 42E member 1: MGNARKETFLITGGSGYFGNRLALSLHKKGAKVILFDIIPPSQELPEDAVFVQGDIREYPDVEKAVTGVDCVFHIASYGMSGREQLNRQLIEAVNVQGTQNILKACVEHGVSRLIYTSTFNVVFGGQVIENGDESLPYLPLHLHPDHYSRTKSLADMAVLKANGTVLKGRSGLLSTCALRPAGIYGPGEQRHLPRIVDYIEKGIFRFVYGKPSSLVEFVHVDNLVSAHVLAAEALTPEKQHRAAGQAYFISDGRPVNNFEFFRPLVEGLGYRFPTLRLPISLIYFFAFLTEMIHYLIGPFYNFQPLLTRTEVYKTGVTHYFSMAKAKAELSYEPREYNLDEVVQWFRIRGHGKKCHRSFLSRLLLNILFVSALVAVSLSFLPVVGS, translated from the exons ATGGGAAATGCACGCAAAGAGACGTTTTTAATAACTGGTGGATCTGGCTACTTCGGTAATCG GCTCGCTCTGTCTCTGCATAAAAAAGGAGCCAAAGTCATCCTGTTTGACATCATCCCCCCAAGTCAAGAACTGCCAGAGGATGCTGTGTTTGTGCAGGGTGATATACGTGAATATCCAGACGTGGAGAAGGCTGTCACAGGGGTGGATTGTGTATTCCACATTGCCTCCTATGGCATGTCTGGCAGGGAGCAGCTAAATCGCCAGCTGATTGAGGCAGTGAACGTACAAGGCACACAGAACATCTTGAAGGCCTGTGTAGAACACGGAGTGTCCAGGCTGATTTACACCAGCACCTTCAATGTGGTGTTCGGGGGTCAGGTAATAGAGAACGGAGATGAAAGCCTGCCTTATCTACCTCTCCATCTTCACCCGGACCACTACTCCAGAACCAAGTCCCTGGCTGACATGGCAGTTCTGAAAGCTAATGGCACAGTGCTGAAGGGCCGCTCGGGCCTGCTGAGCACCTGCGCACTGCGTCCGGCAGGTATCTATGGGCCAGGAGAGCAGAGGCATCTGCCCAGGATAGTTGACTATATAGAGAAGGGGATCTTCAGGTTTGTTTACGGTAAACCCAGCAGCCTGGTGGAGTTCGTCCATGTTGACAACCTGGTGTCAGCACATGTGCTAGCTGCTGAGGCTCTGACCCCAGAGAAGCAGCACCGCGCCGCTGGCCAGGCCTACTTCATCTCAGATGGAAGGCCTGTCAACAATTTTGAATTCTTCAGACCTCTGGTAGAAGGCCTAGGCTATCGTTTCCCCACACTGCGCCTTCCTATCTCTCTCATTTACTTTTTTGCCTTCCTCACAGAAATGATTCACTACCTCATCGGCCCCTTCTATAACTTCCAGCCGCTGCTGACACGTACAGAGGTGTATAAAACTGGCGTGACGCATTACTTCAGCATGGCAAAGGCAAAGGCGGAGCTCAGTTACGAGCCCAGGGAGTACAACCTGGATGAGGTCGTGCAGTGGTTCAGAATCAGAGGCCACGGGAAGAAATGTCACCGCTCCTTCCTCAGTCGACTGCTGCTCAACATCCTGTTTGTTTCTGCCTTGgtggctgtgtctctgtcttttCTGCCAGTCGTCGGCAGTTAA